A region of Streptomyces sp. WMMC500 DNA encodes the following proteins:
- a CDS encoding DUF427 domain-containing protein, which translates to MLTFDTRTWERSERRVRGRLGDDLVVDSDAPLLVREAGSPYVRYAFPRGDVRTDLVPDGAVRAYEGDAELADHVSVRWSALDRWYEEDEELPVGPRDPYHRVDVLRSARHVRVEIGGRTVGESRSPLAVFETGLPAVFYLPPEDVDLELFEPTATRTGCPYKGFASYWTYRGGPGTPERTDVAWAYRDPLREVGPIAGHLAFYDSVADVLVDGVKRGG; encoded by the coding sequence ATGCTCACGTTCGACACCAGGACCTGGGAGCGCAGCGAGCGACGGGTGCGCGGCAGGCTCGGCGACGACCTCGTCGTCGACAGCGACGCCCCGCTGCTGGTGCGGGAGGCGGGCAGCCCGTACGTGCGGTACGCCTTTCCGCGCGGCGACGTCCGCACCGACCTGGTGCCGGACGGCGCGGTACGGGCGTACGAGGGCGACGCGGAGCTGGCGGACCACGTGTCCGTACGGTGGTCGGCGCTGGACCGCTGGTACGAGGAGGACGAGGAACTGCCGGTGGGGCCGCGTGACCCGTACCACCGGGTGGACGTGCTGCGCAGCGCACGGCATGTCCGGGTGGAGATCGGCGGGCGGACGGTGGGTGAGTCGCGAAGCCCGCTGGCGGTGTTCGAGACCGGACTGCCGGCCGTGTTCTACCTCCCGCCCGAGGACGTGGACCTGGAGCTGTTCGAGCCGACGGCGACCCGGACGGGGTGCCCGTACAAGGGCTTCGCGTCGTACTGGACCTACCGCGGCGGACCGGGCACACCCGAGCGCACGGACGTGGCCTGGGCGTACCGCGACCCGCTGCGCGAGGTCGGACCGATCGCCGGCCACCTGGCGTTCTACGACTCCGTGGCGGACGTCCTGGTCGACGGGGTGAAGCGGGGCGGCTGA
- a CDS encoding nuclear transport factor 2 family protein, whose protein sequence is MAAQLTDPVVAAFVAALNAGDRDAFFALLTDDATMTDDGTERDLAAWTDREIFSSAGHMDVESVAPDGRSLVATYSNSTWGGMRTRWSFTVAGDRISHFDTGQA, encoded by the coding sequence ATGGCCGCCCAGCTCACCGACCCCGTCGTGGCCGCCTTCGTCGCGGCGCTCAACGCCGGCGACAGGGACGCGTTCTTCGCGCTCCTGACCGACGACGCGACCATGACCGACGACGGCACGGAGCGGGATCTCGCGGCGTGGACCGACCGGGAGATCTTCTCCTCCGCCGGTCACATGGACGTCGAGTCCGTCGCCCCGGACGGCCGCTCGCTCGTGGCCACGTACTCGAACTCCACCTGGGGCGGCATGCGCACCCGATGGTCCTTCACGGTCGCGGGCGACCGCATCAGCCACTT